The Gemmatimonadales bacterium nucleotide sequence TGCCGATGGCCGATTTGAGATGGTTCACGACCACGGGGTCGCGCACGCTGAATTCCCAGATCGTCGGGGTGACGCCGGGCACGATCGACATCGCCAGCTCGCCCTCGTACGTCTTACAGAACCACCCCTTGCGGGAAAACTTCTGCAGGACCCCGGCGCGCTGCCCGTCGGAGTAGCTCCAGGCGAACGCCAGGCCGAGGTAGAGGCTGAACAGGACGAAGAGAACCACGAGTGCACCCAGGGCGATGAGCCAGGCCCTGCGCGGCGAGGCGAAGATCGGAGTCATGGCGTTGGTGGGTGAGGGTGCTCAAGTATACCGTCACCGCGTCAGGGAAGCGAAGACGAACCCTTTGCCGACCGTCACCACCCAGCCCGCGCCCTCCACGTCATTCGCGAACCGTCGCGCCAGGTCGAACCTGAGGGCATCGGTGTCGTTGGAGCGGCTCGCCCCCAGGCGCAGTCCCAGACCCGCGTCCCATCCGGTGCGGCGCCGATCGCCCGCATACCAGGCCCCACCGTGGTCCACGAATCCCGCGACCCCCAGGCCGACCATTCCCAGGAAGTCGTCCACCACCGTGACTCGGTACTCCGCCGTCGCGAAGATCGAACGATCCCCGGTGAAGGCATGGCTGCGGAACGCCCGGGGGCCGACGCCGAGGCCTAGATCGAACTCCGCGCCAGGGAGGGCCCCCTTCTGCCAGCCGGCGTCCACGTGCAGAATCCCGACCTGGTGCGCCCCCGGCTGCAGCACGGCGGTGGCGGCGAGCTGGACCGTTCCGGAGTCGAGCCCCGCCGAGCTGTAGACGCCTCCACCCAGCGCCTCCAGATAGCCGAACCCTCCGGGCACCCGGGCACCCAGCCGCGCGGTGACCTGTGGACCGATCCCATCGCGATCGTATCCGAACAGCTTGGGCGCGGCGAGCGCGCCGACTCGGAGGGTGACGCCGACATCGACGTCCTCTTCCCGGGCGAACCCCGCGACGCCTCGGGTGACCAGAAAGCTGGCGCGGTTCCAGGTGAGGTACGGACCGAGGGCGCCGGTCACCGTCTTGGGAAAAGGCGCGGTGGACGCCTCCGGAAGAAAGTCATCCCGCCGGACCTGGCCCTGCACGCCGAAGCGGAGGAACCCGCGGGAGGAGGCGCGAAGGGCCCAGGCCGCGGAGGTCCGCGCCAGCGTGTAGCGCCGCTGAAGGGTGTCGTCCGCGACATTGGACCCCTCGAAGAACCGGAGCACCCGCTCGTCGTGGTCCTCCAGCTCGACCCGGAAGCCGCTGGTCGAGGCGAGCGAGAAGAACGGCTGCTCCACCAGCAGGGCCTCCAGCCGACCATCGCTGCGGTCCTCGTACTGGAGCCCGAGCCCCACTTTGCCCGCGAAAAGACGCGGGCGCCGAAACCCGAGCGTGACGGTGGAGCGATCGGGCGTCTTGCGGTAGCGGACCGCGGCGGTGGAGGCGGTGCCCAGGAGATTGTCTTCCACCAGCCCGATGGTGAAGGCCACCTCGCCGCCGGCGCTCCGGAAGCGCCAGTCCGCTTTGGTGCTCCAGCCGTCTTTGGTCAGCACCCGGATGACCAGGCCGGAGTCGGTGCGCACCGAATCGATCCGCACCTGCCGAAAGACCGCGAGCGCGCGGAGATTGCGCTCCGACTCCGCCACCCGCGCCGAGTCGTACGCCTCTCCGGGGCGGAAGAGCAGCTCCCGCCGGATCGTCGCGGCCCGGGTCTCCACGTGCAGGGCGTTGCCGACCCGCGCGACCAACCCGCGCTCCTCGGGATCGAAGATGTCCCGGCGGTCGAGCGTGACCCCGACGATCCGGTGTGGGTCCGGCGTCGCCCCCGAATCGACGGGAGCTTGGGCGGAGAGCCAGGTCGGAAGGCTGAGGACGAACAGGGGCAGGAGGTACCGGAACTGCAATCGTGCTCCTGGGGCGGGTGTCTCAAAGATACATGGCGAGATCGGCGACGCTGGACACGATCCGGTCTGGCGTGATCGAGCTCTGTCGGAGCACCTCCTCACGGAACTTTCCGGTGCGCACCAGCCAGCCCTGCAGCCCGGCGCGCTGTGCCCCGTCGACGTCCGACCAGAGGTCGTCTCCCACCATGGCGATCCGGCCCGCCTCCCCCGCGCCGAGGCTCCGAACCGCGGCGGCAAAGAAGGCGGAGCTGGGCTTGCCCGCCACGGTGGCACTGGTGCCGGTGGCGTACTCCAGGGCGGCGACGAAAGGCCCGGCGTCGAGCGCCAGCCGCTCGCCCCGGAGCCAGTAGCGGTCGCGGGAGAGCGCCACCAGGGCTGCGCCGGCCATGATCCGCTCGAACGCCTCCTGGAGGAGCTGGTAGCTCCACCGCTCGCCCAGATCGCCCAGCACCACGGCGTCTACCGGGCCCGCCCCGCTCAGCCCCGATGTCCCACCCACCAGCTCGAGACCGACGATGTCCTTCAGGGCCGGGGCGGGCAGGAACGGCGCCACCCGCCCGTGGCCGGTGGCGCGCAGCAGCTCGACCCCCGCCAGCGTGGCGGTGAAGATCTCTTCAGGACGCACGGTGAAGCCATATTCGCCGAGCCGCTCGACCAGCATCGCGCGCGAGCGGCTGGTGGTGTTGGTGACCAGCCGGAACGGCGTGCCCGCCTGGCGCAGCCGGCCGAGCATCTCCACGGCACCGGGGATCGCCGCGCCAGCTGCGTAGAGCGTGCCGTCGAGGTCGAGCAGCCAGGCCGTGGGACGGTCCGCCGCCGGCGCCGCTGCCGCGCGCGACCCACTTTGGTTATCCTGCATTCAGGATCTGACGACCATGCCAACCATTCCTTTTGTGCTCCATGCCGCCCTCCTGGCGCACCTCGCGTCGCCCTACCCCTTCGCCGTGGGCGAGCGCCTGCAGTACGAGGCGAGGCTCGGGATGGTGCCGATCGGGACGGCCAGCATGTCGGTCAACCGGCTGGCCCGCGAGCGCGGCACCGAGGCGTTCGTGTTCGCGGCCAACGGCGAGGGCCATCCGCTGGGATTCCGGGTGGGTGCCGATCTGACCTCCTGGGTCGGGACCGGGCGATTCAACTCCCTCCGGTTTCACCGCCGGTGGTTCCAGGGGAGCAGCGTGGACGAGGCGCAGTATCAGATCATCCCCGACTCCAGCCGCTACCGGGAGGACGGCGTCCCCCAGGACTGGCAGGCGCCGAGCAATCCGCTGGACGAGCTCGCTTTCCTTTATTATCTCCGCACCGTGCCACTGAAGCCGGGCGCGACCTATCAGATCTCCCGGTACTTCAAGACGGGATACAACCCCATCGGGGTCCGGGTGGTCGGCCGGGACACGGCCACCCTGCCGAGCGGTGCCGCCGTGCCGGTGCTGGTACTCCAGATCACCTCGCGCAACCTCATGGTCGGCGTCCAATTGACCGATGACTCGCGGCGGCTTCCGGTGGAGATGGACCTTCCCCTGCCGTTCGGACGGGTGACCCTGGACCTGGTCGGCGGCGTCTAGTCCCCTCAGTATCGCCCCAGATAGTTGTCGATCTCCCACCGGCTGACCTGCAGATTGTACTGCAGCACCTCGTCGCGCTTGGCCTCCAGGAACCGCTCGGTCAGGTGCTCGCCCAGCGCCGCCTTCACCACATTGTCCTTCTCGAACATCTCCAGCGCCTCGTGCAGGTCCCGCGGCAGCTCGTCGATCCGATACTTGCGGCGGTCCCGATAGCTCATGGTGAAGATGTTCCGGTTGACCGGCTCGCGCGCCTTCAGCTTCTGCTCCACCCCATCCAGCCCGGCGGCCAGCTGGACCGTGAGCGCCAGATACGGGTTGCAGGACGGATCCGGCATCCGGAGCTCGCAGCGCGTGCCCAGCCCCCGGCGCTCGGGGATGCGCACCAGCGGTGAACGGTTCCGCATCGACCAGGCGACGTTCACCGGCGCCTCGTAGCCGGGCACCAGTCGCTTGTAGCTGTTGATCAGCGGGTTGGTGATCGCGCAGAAGCCCCGGGCGTGCTGTAGCAGGCCTTCGATGTAGCTCAGGGCCGTACGGGAGAGCTGGTACTCCGCCTTGGGATCGAAGAACGCGTTCTCCTTGCCCCGGAAGAGCGACTGGTGGGTATGCATGCCGTTGCCGTTCAGTCCCTGAATCGGCTTGGGCATGAACGACGCCAGGAAACCGTACCGGTTGGCCACGTTGCGCACGATGAACTTGAACGTGGTCAGGTTGTCTGCGGTGACCAGGGCGTCGGCGTAGCGCAGGTCGATCTCGTGCTGGCCGGTGGCCACCTCGTGATGCGCGGCCTCCACCTCGAACCCCATGGCTTCCACCTGCTCCACGATCACCCGGCGGATCTCCTCGCCCTTGTCCATCGGACCCAGATCGAAGTAGGCCGCGTCGTCGTGCGTCGTCGTCGTGGGCGACCCGTCGGCCGACTTCTCGAAGAGGAAGAACTCCGCCTCGCATCCCGCCATCATCGCAAAGCCGAGCTTCCGAGCCCGGGCGAGCTGGAGCTTGAGGGTGGTGCGGGGGCAGCCGGCGAACGGCTGCTCGTCCGGGGTGTAGATGTCGCAAAGCACCCGGGCCACCCGCCCGCCCTCGTCCTCGTACGGCAGAATGCGGAAGGTGGCGAGGTCCGGTTTGAGCAGCATGTCCGACTCTTCGATCCGCACGAAGCCTTCGATCGAGCTGCCGTCGAACATGATCTCCCCGTCCAGCGCCTTCCCGAACTGGGTGCGGGGCACCTCCACGTTCTTGTTGATCCCCAGGATGTCGGTGAACTGCAATCGAATGAAGTCGACCCCGAATTTGCGGGTGAGCTCGAGCAGGTCCTCCTTGCTCGCCCCGCCCAGCTCGGTGGGGAACCCTTCGAGGCTCGGACGCTCGGTCGAGCCGGCCGCCCGCTGCTTGGCCTGCGGCATGGATCGATACCCCGGTGGGAAGTGACACGGGACGAGCAGCTTTCGCGCCGCCCGCGGTGGACCGGAGGGAAAGAAAATTCCCCCGGGGGATTAGGGTAAGGGTCGGTCGGCAGCTCGCCGGTTTACCCGATGCTGGGGACCGGTTACGCTTCCACCCCACATGACCACGACGCCTCTCGCCTGCCCCGCCTGCGGGGCGCCCGCCACCGGTAACTTCTGCAGCCGCTGCGGCGCAGGGCTGGCTTCACGTGACTGCGCCCGCTGCCAGGCCCACCTGTCGCCTGGCGCGCGCTTCTGCCACCGCTGTGGTCAGGCGGTCCCCGGTGCGGCGCCCGCCGATGTCACGGCGAACCGCGAGCGGGTTGCCTGGCGCGTCGCCGGAGTCGTCTCCGTGGTGCTGGTCGGCGCTATCCTGCTCAAGGTATCCCGCGGAGCTCCCGCACCGGTGGCGCCGGACATGCCCAACGCGGGCGCGGCCGCGAGTCAGCCCGGTCCCGCCGGGAGCGCTGGCGGGGCCGGCGCGGCACCGGACATCAGTCAGATGTCACCCCGCGAGCGCTTCGACCGGCTGTTCAACCGGATCATGTCGGCAGCCGAGCAGGGCGACAGCGCCCAGGTGGAGCGGTTCACCCCGATGGCGCTCGGCGCCTATGCCCAGCTCGACTCGGCCGACATCGATGCCCGCTACCACGCGGCGGTGCTCCGGATCCAGACCGGTGACCTGGCCGGCGCCCTCGCTCTGGCCGACACCATCCAGGCCGAGCAGCCGGCGCACCTGTTCGCGGACCTGATCCGCGGCAGCGTGGCCGAGGCGCGGGGCGACGCCGCGGCCCGGGCCCGGGCCTCGCGGGATTTCCTGGCGCACTACGATGCCGAGATGAAAGCCAATCGAGTGGAATACCTCGAGCACGGGCCGGCGCTCGACGAGTTCAAACGCCAGGCGGAGAGCCGGTAAACTTCATGCCCAGAACCATCCGCGTTGCCCACAGCCCCGACTCCGACGACGCGTTCATGTTTTATGCGCTCGCGGAGGGCAAGATCGACACCGGCGAGCTCCGCTATGTGCACGAGCTGGCGGACATCGAATCGCTCAATCAGCGCGCCCGGCGGGCGGAGCTGGAAGTTACCGCGGTCTCGATCCACGCCTACGCCTACATCTGGCGGACCTATGCGCTGCTCGGCTCCGGCTCGTCGATGGGCGACGGGTACGGCCCCCGGCTCGTCTCCCGCCGTGCGGCGCCCGCCGATCCGCGAGCCGGCCTCCGCGGGCTCCGGGTGGCGGTGCCCGGCCGGCTCACCACTGCCTTTCTCTCGCTCAAGCTCTACCAGCCGGACGTGGTCGAGCTGGTGGTGCCGTTCGACGCCATAGAAGCCGCCGTGCTCGAAGGACAGGCGGACGTGGGCCTGCTGATTCACGAGGGTCAGCTTACCTACGCGGATAGCGGCCTGCATCTCTGGGCCGACCTCGGCGCGTGGTGGCTGGAGGACACCGGCCTGCCGCTCCCCTTGGGCGGGAACGCGGTCCGGCGCGACCTGGGGGCCGCCGTGATCGAGCAGATCGCCCGCGACCTCCGGGCGAGCATCGTGTACGCGCTGGAGCACCGGGCGCCGGCACTGACCCACGCCCGCCAGTTCAACCGGGGCATCGGCGACGAGCGCACCGACACCTTCGTGGGGATGTACGTGAACCAGTGGACCGTGGACTACGGTCCGCGCGGCCGCGAGGCTGTCCAGACGCTGCTGCGGCGCGGGTTCGAGGCGGGAATCATCCCCGAGCGGGTCACGCCGGAGTTCGTGGGGTAATTGACCCGCCCTGCGGCCCGTCCTACCTTCCGGACACCCTGAGAACTGTTCGTCCTCGCCTCACCCGAGGCAAGCGGCCGCGACGTTGACCGCCCTGGAGCGGCCCGGTGGAGGAGGCTGCGTGTCCCTCCCGGATGGCCCGGTCACCCTGCTCGTCGTCGACGACGAGGAGGGGATCCGCAACGCGCTCCGCAAGTTTCTCGTGCAACAGGGCTATGAGGTCGCGATTGCCGCGACGGGCGAGGAGGCCCTGGACCTCCTCAAGCGGCAGAAGATCAGCGGCATGCTGCTCGACGTGAACCTGCCGGGCATCAACGGCGTGGACCTGGTGCCCAAGGTCATGGAGCTGGAGCCCAGCATCGCGCTCCTCATGCTCACCGCCGTGAACGACGCCACCAGCGCGGCCCTCTGCATGCAGCGCGGCGCGCTGGACTACCTGATCAAGCCGATCGACCTCCCACACCTGGGCCGCGCCATCACCCAGGCACTGCAACGACGCCATACCCTCGTCGAAGGCCAGCAGATCAACCGCTGGCTGAAAGAGGAAGTCGCGGTGCGGGCGGCCGAGCGACGGGTGGAGCAGGCCAATCTGGAGCGGATCTCGGTGGCCACGCTGGAGGCGCTGGTGAACGCGCTCGAGGCCAAGGACCCCTATCTGCGGGGGCATTCCGCCCGGGTCGCCGATCTCTCCGCGATGGTGGCCGCCGAGCTCGGGCGGCAGGACGAGGAGGTGGAGGCGGTGCGCACCGCCGGCCGGCTGCACGACATCGGCAAGATCGGCATCCGGGAGGAGATCCTCAACAAACAGGGACCGCTCACCGATGAGGAGTACGAGCACGTGAAGCAGCACGTGCTGGTGGGCTCGCAGATCCTGGCGCCGCTGGTGCACCTGCGCGAGGTCATCAGCTTCGTCCGGAGCCACCACGAGCGATGGGATGGGTCCGGCTATCCTGATCGACTGGCGGCGGAGGCCATTCCCCTCGGCGCGCGTATCATCGGCGCGGTCGAGATCTACGACGCCCTCAGCACCTCCCGCCCCTATCAGGAAAAGATGCCGCCGGATCTCGCCGTCGAGCGGATGCGTGACCTGGTCGGCAGCGCGGTCGATCCCGAGGTCCACCGCGCCCTCGAAACGGTGATCGGGCACCGCCAGGCGCTGGTGTTCCTGGACGACATCCAAGGCTGACGTGGGAGGACCGCTGACCATGGCTGAGGCGTCGGACCGCCCCCGGGTGCTGGTGGTGGACGACGATCCGTCGCTCGCCCGTCTGATCCAGCATCTGCCCGCTATCCAGGCCTTCGGCCCGAGCACGCACGTGACCACCGGCCGCGAGGCGCTGCAGGCGCTCGACGGGATCGACATCGTGCTGCTCGATCACGAGCTCCCCGATGCCAGCGGACTGGAGATCCTGGACGCCATTCGCGCCCGGCCCACTCCGCCGGCGGTGGTCATGATCACCGCCCACGGCACCGAGTCGCTGGCGGCGACGGCGCTCCGCCGCGGGGCCGACGACTATCTGGCCAAGGACCCGTCGCTGGCCGAGCTGCTGCCGCAGGTAATGGAGCGGGTGCGGCGCGGCCGGGAGCTGCGCAAGGCGCTGGGCGCGGCGGAGCGCGATCTGGTCCGCGCCGAGCGACTCGGTGCCGTGGGCGAGATGACGGTCACTCTGAATCACAGCATCAACAATCCCCTCATGACCGCCTTCGCCGACGTGGAGGTGCTGGCCGACCCTGCCGTCCCCGAAGAGCAGCGCCGGCAGGCGCTGGACAGCGTGCGGGAGGCCCTCCGTCGCATCCGCGACATCGTCCGCCAGATCGGCGACCTTCGCGCCCTGCGGAGCAAGACCTACGCTCCCGGCGTGCAGATGGTGGACCTGGACCAGGACGCCCCGGCCGCCCACCCGCCCCGGCGCGGTGCCGCCCTGATGCACGTGCCGGAGGAGGATTTGGCTCGGGTGGTGGCCCTGCTGCTTCGCCACGCAGGGTTCAGCGTGGAGCGGGTGGCCGGCATGGAAGACCTCCAGCGGGCGGCCGGCGCCATCGGGGTCGCGCTGGTGGTCCTGATCGGCGGGTCCAGCGCGGCCGGGGCGCACCCGCTGGGCGGCTTCGCGCCCGACGGCAACCGGGCCTACCGGGTCGTGGCGCTGGTGGCGGGTGACGGCGAGGCGGCGCGCGCCGGCGGAGCGGACGTGGTGGTGCAGCTCCCGTTCGATCCCGGCAGCTTCACTGCCGACATGATCACGCTGGTGAGCTGACCCGCTTCGCCGCCTGGTAGCTCATTCCCTGGAGCCGGACGATCCGCTGCCGGACCGGCGGGTGCGAGGTGAGCGCGTTGGCCAGGAAGCCTTCGCGTGAGGAGAGCAGCCCGGGCGCCGGATCGACGATACACAGGTGCGCGGCGCCGCGCGTGACCGATCGGGTCGGGGACGACGCGGCCTCGAGCTTTTCCAGCGCGCTGGCCAGGGCGCCCGGATTGCGGGTGAACTGCGCGCCGGTGGCATCCGCCAGGTACTCCCGCTTCCGGCTCACGGCCATGGCCAGGACCCGGGAGACGATCGGGGCCACCAGGAGGGTCAGCACCCATAACACCAGGATGACGATCGCGAGCGGGTTGGCTCCCTTGCCACGATCGCGTGACCCGCCCGATCCGCCGCGTCCCAGGTAGCTCCCGCCTCGCATCATCCTCCCCAGCCCGTCGGACATCAGCGCGATCGCCCCGACCATCGCGGCGAGCAGCGTCATCAGCCGGACGTCGAGGTTCTGCACGTGCGCCATCTCATGGGCGATCACTCCCTGCAGCTCGTCCCGGGTGAGCGCGCCGAGCAGCCCCTCGGTGACCGCGAGGCTGGCGGTCGCGGCGTCGCGGCCGGTGGCGAACGCGTTGGGATCGCCGTCCGGCACAATCCAGATACGCGGCCGGGGCAGGCCGGAGGCGATGGACATCTCCTCGACCACGTTGACCAGCTGCTTCTCCGCCGGGGTGGCGGGCTCGAGCAGCTCGCGGGCGCCCGTGGCCCACAGCACCCGCTCGGCCCCGTAGCGCCAGGAGTACCAGCAGATGCCGCCAGCCACCAGGGTCGTGAAGATGCCGAGGAAGGGGACCACGTGGTGATAGCCGCCGGGCGGCGCGTCGGCGGTGAGCAGGCCGAAGGCCAGGTCGCCACCAAAGCCGACCCAGGCGAAGAAGACGATGAATCCGATGACGAGCCAGGTAGAGCGGCGGCGGTTGGACTCCTGCTGAGCGAAGAGGTCTGCCGGCTCGCTCACGGCGCCGGTTTGTTCATCGACAGATCCACGGTCGGCACCGCCCGCTCGGCGGCGTCCTCGATCTGCCACAGCTCGACAGGAGTGGCCTTGGCCAGTCCGGCGATCAGGCTGGTGGGGAACAGCATCTGCTTGGTGTTGTACTGCGTGGCCACGTCGTTGTAGAGCTGGCGGGCGAACCCGATCTTGTTTTCGGTGCTGGTCAGCTCCTCCTGCAGCTGGGCCACGTTGGCGGTGGCCTTGAGATCGGGGTAGGCCTCGGTCAGCGCAAACAGCCGGCCCAGCGCCTGGGTGAGCTCGCCCTCCGCCTGCGCGGTCTGCCGCACGCCGGTGGCGGTCACCGCTTTGTTGCGCGCTGCGATCACCGCCTCCAGCGTGTTGCGCTCGAAATCCATCGCCCCCTTGACCGTGTTCACCAGATTGGGGATCAGATCGTGCCGCCGCTTGAGCTGCACATCAATCTGCTTCCAGCCGTTGGCGACCTGGTTCTTGAGGGTGATCAAGCTGTTGTACGCCCCGACGACCCAGAGCACCAGGAGCGCGAGAATCACCAGGAGGATGATCGTGGCCATGGTCGATGCTTCCTCGAGTGGAATTACGGCGTGATCAGCGGCGCCAGCGCCTGACGAAACGCTTCCGCGATCGCGACCAGGTCGCCGTTCAGCCGAATGACGGGATGTTGCTCGTCGATCAGCACCTCGATACCTGGCGCGACGACGATCCGGCGACACGTCGAGCCCAGCGCCGAGGCGCCCTCTACCGGTGTCAGCCATCCCAGGACGGCCCGCCCCACCCGGCCGCGTCCTGTCCCGGGTGTCTGGAGCAGCGGCAGGCGGTCCGGCCGGGGGAGCGCCGGGCCCAGGACGCCGGCCACCCGCCGCTCGATCAGGTCGCCGGTGAGGCCTTCGAACTCACGGGTCATCGCCTCCAGGGTGGCACCCTCCATCTGCCGCAGCTTGATGGCGAGCACCTGCAGCAGGTGCCGATAGGAGTAGACCGCGGCGGTGCCCCGCCCGTCCGGTGGGCTCACCAGGCCGCGCGCCACGTAAAAGCGGATAGTGCGCTCGCTGGGGCGCGCCCGGGCGGCGGCGTTGACCGGCACCACGCCCGAGGCGTCCAGGATCCCGGCGGCCAGACCGGCCAGGTCTCGGAGTCCCCACGGCGCGAGCGCGCGATACTCTCGCAGGACGGCGAGCGGGTCCGGAGGAGCGCTGACCGACAGCCCGGCGGTCATGCCGGGCCGTTGCTCGCGCGCTGGTCCGGGCCGGGCTCCGCGTCGGCCAGGACGAACCGGACCGTCTCCGCCAGCGCGGAGAGGGTGAACGGCTTGAGCAGCAGCGGACAGGCCAGCAGCTCGGCGGGCCAGTCATGCTCCAGGCCAGATGAATCTCCGGTCATCAGGATGATCCGGCCGCGCAAGCGGGGCCAGCGCCGGACCAGCGCGAGGTACAGCATGGCGCCGGACAGGTGGGGAAGGTGAAGATCGAGCAGCACGAGATCGACGTCCGCCTCGTCGAGCATCGTGTAGGCCAGATGGGGATCACCCGCCGTGAGGACGTCGTACTGCAGACTCTCCAGCACGCGCGCCAGCGTGCGCCGGAGCGCGGGCTCGTCATCGACGATCAGCACCCGCGGGCTCACGAGGCCACCTGGCTGAGCGGAACACCGAGCGGGGTGAAGTAGCGGTGGGTCACGGCGGCGAGGGCCTCCTCCACGGACAGCGAAACTCGCAGCTCCCCGGCGGTGAGGCCGAAGACGGCGCGCAAGTGCATCTGGAGGGTCTTGGGCTTGCTGTAGCCCAACTTGAGTGCCACGTCCTCGACCGTGTAGCCAGGATCGAGCAGCAGCCGGTGGGCATAGAGCAGCCGGGTCAGCACCATCACCATGCGGGGAGACGGCAGTCCCACTTTGGTGAACCACCGTTCGCAGGTGCGCCGGGTGAGCTGGGCACGCTCCGCCAGCGCCGTCACGGTGGGCCCCTCGCCGGGGGCATGGAGCATCGTCTCCAGGGCCACCCGGAGCTCCGGCGGAAGCTCCTGGAGAATGCCGCCCAGCCCCTGGATGACCTGCTGGAGGGCGCTCTGCTCCAGCTCGGCGAGCAGCGAGCCGCGGAGGGCCCCGGGGGCGTCCTCGAACCGATGAACCACCACCCGCCGGATCCCGGCACGGCCGAGGTCGAGGAGCACTCCGGCCGTCGCGGGTGTCAGCTCGGTGTAGACCAGGAGCGGGAGCGAGGGGAAGAACTGGCGCAACCGCTCGATGCCGTGGGAACGGGGAGCCCCACCGCCCAGCAGGGGATCCACCACGGCCATGTCTATCGGCTTGGCGCGGATGGTCTCGACCGCCTCCGCCCAGGTCGACACCGTTTCCCAAAGAAAGCGGTCGGGGTCGATCGTCCGGAGCCGGAAAAGCCGATCGGCAGGCACGGCGGCGAGCAGGAGATGTCGCAAATCGGCCCCTGAATGTCGCAAAAAGGACCTAATAACGGGAGAAATTGCTCCTCAGATTGTCCGGACCCCGGAGTGTCTCCAGGTCATCTGAAAGGGATTCCCCCAATGTCACGTCCCACCACGAAATGGCTTGTGATCGCCTCGCTGACCGCTGCCACACTTGCATCCGCTGCCTGTACCCGGACGGACGCCACCGGCCCGTCGGAGCAGTCGGCACCGTCGTTCGAGACCCAGGGATCGAACAACTAGCCAGTCAGACTGGCAAATTCGCGGAGCCCGACCGCGACCGCTTGAACCGTCGGCGATCCACTCAGGCCGTCGGGGGTAGCGGACTCGGGCTCGCGAGTCTCACATTCGGAGAGGCTTGCGAGGATCCGTTCGAACCGGAAATACCAGGTGTTGATGTGGTGGGCCTCGGACAGCTCGAGCCCCGCCGCGAGCGCCCTGCGTGCGCGGCTGTACTGTCCGAAGCGCGCCAACCCGATGCCTAGTTTGTAATGGTAGTCGGCCAGCATGCTGGGTGGCATGCGCTTCCGCAAGTGACCCGCTTCACCCCGACACCGCTCGAACGCCATCCGGTTCCCCACCGTGGACTCCAGCTCCATCAGCTCCAGCAGGGCATTTGTCCGTACTAGGAAGCTGGTCTTGGAGGAGACCACGATATCGAACGCCAGACGCCCGGCCTCGTACGCACCGATGTCCCGAAGAACGGTCCCGAGATCTCCCAGCGTTCGCATCCGCTGCACCGCGTCCTCGGTGAGCATGAACGCCCGGTAGATGGCCTGCACCGCCTCCACCTGCCTCCCCTCGTTCGAGAGGACCGAGCCGATGTCGGCCCAGGCCATGGCCTGGACTTCCCGCAGACCAGCGGCCTCCGCCGCCCGGGCGACGTCCTCGGCCGTCGCG carries:
- a CDS encoding M48 family metallopeptidase; translated protein: MSEPADLFAQQESNRRRSTWLVIGFIVFFAWVGFGGDLAFGLLTADAPPGGYHHVVPFLGIFTTLVAGGICWYSWRYGAERVLWATGARELLEPATPAEKQLVNVVEEMSIASGLPRPRIWIVPDGDPNAFATGRDAATASLAVTEGLLGALTRDELQGVIAHEMAHVQNLDVRLMTLLAAMVGAIALMSDGLGRMMRGGSYLGRGGSGGSRDRGKGANPLAIVILVLWVLTLLVAPIVSRVLAMAVSRKREYLADATGAQFTRNPGALASALEKLEAASSPTRSVTRGAAHLCIVDPAPGLLSSREGFLANALTSHPPVRQRIVRLQGMSYQAAKRVSSPA
- a CDS encoding LemA family protein, whose amino-acid sequence is MATIILLVILALLVLWVVGAYNSLITLKNQVANGWKQIDVQLKRRHDLIPNLVNTVKGAMDFERNTLEAVIAARNKAVTATGVRQTAQAEGELTQALGRLFALTEAYPDLKATANVAQLQEELTSTENKIGFARQLYNDVATQYNTKQMLFPTSLIAGLAKATPVELWQIEDAAERAVPTVDLSMNKPAP
- a CDS encoding MerR family transcriptional regulator; this translates as MTAGLSVSAPPDPLAVLREYRALAPWGLRDLAGLAAGILDASGVVPVNAAARARPSERTIRFYVARGLVSPPDGRGTAAVYSYRHLLQVLAIKLRQMEGATLEAMTREFEGLTGDLIERRVAGVLGPALPRPDRLPLLQTPGTGRGRVGRAVLGWLTPVEGASALGSTCRRIVVAPGIEVLIDEQHPVIRLNGDLVAIAEAFRQALAPLITP
- a CDS encoding response regulator is translated as MSPRVLIVDDEPALRRTLARVLESLQYDVLTAGDPHLAYTMLDEADVDLVLLDLHLPHLSGAMLYLALVRRWPRLRGRIILMTGDSSGLEHDWPAELLACPLLLKPFTLSALAETVRFVLADAEPGPDQRASNGPA
- a CDS encoding helix-turn-helix domain-containing protein produces the protein MRHLLLAAVPADRLFRLRTIDPDRFLWETVSTWAEAVETIRAKPIDMAVVDPLLGGGAPRSHGIERLRQFFPSLPLLVYTELTPATAGVLLDLGRAGIRRVVVHRFEDAPGALRGSLLAELEQSALQQVIQGLGGILQELPPELRVALETMLHAPGEGPTVTALAERAQLTRRTCERWFTKVGLPSPRMVMVLTRLLYAHRLLLDPGYTVEDVALKLGYSKPKTLQMHLRAVFGLTAGELRVSLSVEEALAAVTHRYFTPLGVPLSQVAS